Within the Deltaproteobacteria bacterium genome, the region CTCACCTCAATACTACAGCTTTAAATATTACACGTAATGGCAACGAAATGATTGTCCATACTAAAAATGGTGAAAATATTAGCAGTCGTTTTGTCGCACTTGCAGTTTCACCACCAATTGGTGCGTCGATAATCAAAAAACTCTCACCTACAGTAGCATCACTACTTAAACAAATTTCCATTACTGAAATAGCTACTACGGGGATAGTTGTACGAAGCCAAACTACCACCCTTCCGTTAGTTGCTGGTCTAATACCAATCAATGGAGATTTCTATTCTATAGTCACAAGAGACACGGTATCTGACTCCCGATACCGTGGTTTTGCATTGCATGCTGATGCTATGGTTAGTAATCAACAGCAGTTGTCAACATTGGCAGATATCATTGGTATTGACACCTGTGAATTCTTAGAAACCACAAATTATCAAGCTACGTTGCCATCACCTCGTATAGGTCACCAAAAAATTATTGCTGATATAGACCATGCATTAAAAAAACTTCCGCTGTTAATCACTGGAAACTATTTTGAGGGATTTGCCTTAGAAGATTGTGTCTTGCGATCAAAACAAGAATCAAACAAACTAACAGTCGTTAAATAGGGGGTGTCCATATTTGCATACCTCTTTACTTACTCTGACCATGTTGTCTCAGCCGTGACGCAGATCACGTTTTGAAATATTTAAAATCACTAATATTTTCGGTTAACTTGTAAATGTCAAAGGTTGGCATTAACTTTGCTATAGTATTATTCGCCATGATTAAAACAAAGACTTTTACATATATTGTGTTGCTATTAGTGGCTTTTGTAATTGGTCTCTTTGGCACACTGGCTGTTAGTCATGCTGTAATACAAAAGTGGGGTGTTCAATCTCAAAGTATTGAACAGCCTGCATCAAATCAAACTACACCAAAAATAAATAATGGTGTTAATACCATTGAATGTTAAAAATAAAATACAAATCGAAATAGCTAAAACCGATGGTATAAAATCACCTCTAATTTAATCACCAGTTATTATATCAGTCATCTCTAAGTATTTTTTGATGCATGACAAAGCAAAACAGCGATAGCAGGGGGTGTCCCTAAATAACAAGAGTTCGCCATAGTATACTGTGACACCAGTGTTTTAAATTATAATACGAAGGCTAAAAACAAATTATTTGATAAATGAGACTAGGCTATACTTTGGTATGGTTCAAATAATGCAAAAGCGCCTTCCCCAAGTGCTGCTACTTGCTCTGATTGTCGTACAGCTTCAACAATCTCATAGTTACGTGGATCAGCTAATACAGCTCGAACAAGCTGCGTATTTAATGTGTGGCCAGGACGTTGTAAGGTTAGCTTGCCAATTACCGGCATACCAAAAAGGCTTAAATCACCAATAGCATCAAGTATTTTATGGCGTACAAATTCGTCTGGATAGCGTAAACCCTCAGGGTTTAAAACCCTATAGCCATCGATAGCAATAGCGTTTTCAAGTGAAGCGCCACGAGCTAGTCCTTTTGCTTTTAAAGCCTCAACATCTTGTACAAAACCAAATGTGCGTGCTCGCATTAGTTCGCGGCGAAAATTGGCCTCTGTAAAATTAAATCTCAAAGGCGTTGGTGCAATTAGTGGATGGTCAAAATCTAAACTACAAGTTATGCATAATCCTGGCCCAGGTGATAATTTTGCAAATTTATTACCATGTTGCACTTTAACTTCACGTTTTATGACAATAAATCTCTTTGAACAGCGTTGCTCTTCTATACCAGCGGCAGCAAGCATCTCAATAAAAGGTGCAGCGCTTCCATCAAGAATCGGAATTTCATCACCATCAACAAGCACTTGTAAGTTATCAATGCCTGCGCTGGTTGTTGCAGCTAATAAATGCTCTACAGTACCTATTTGTATACGTGAACCATTAACCCCGGAAGCCAAAGATGTTGCTAAGGTGGTATCACTTAAGCAGGCAATACTAGCTTTAAGTTCTACGTGGTTTTTTTTGTCAGTGCGAATGAATAAAATCTGGCTATTTTCGCTAGCCGGTAACAGTTCAACACGTACGCGACGACCGGAGTGTAAACCCACACCAGTGCAACTGACTTTTTCTTTTATTGTTCTCTGTCTGATCATTCACGTTCCTAAAGTCAGAAGCTTTCCATAACAAAAAATAATGCTACTCATTAGATAAAGCAGCAGCTAGAAGCAGATATCCAAAAAACGTGCCAAGTTATCTGTATAGCTGTTTCATTATGTAATCTTCTTGAAATATCTCCAATTTTACATCTCATTAAGTTTTTTTGCAGCTTCTTTTTATTACAGTTTCTGACATAACCGTCAGGTATTATACTTTATTGCGTCTCTTATAATCCGAATTATTGAGAATCAGGGGGTACCATAAGCAAGCAAGTCACTCAAGAATATTGTTGTTTTTTTGCATATAGAATAAAAAAATTATTGGTACGTCTAACAAGAATAGCCACTATGACATTTGTGACATGGGAAATGTCTTTTACACTACCACAACCCTATTGATAACTTTTTTTCCTTTTATTTTAGGTGGTTACGTTTATATTCATTAGTAATTGATTAAAAACTTGGTAAAAAAATAAAAAAACTTATCTATCGTTTCTTCTAATAATATGTATATGCTTAGCGGATCATAAATATGAATAGTATGCGTAAATATAGTCGTCGCAGCTTTATCAATGGAAGTAAAAAACGTACTTTAACATACCTTAACATAAAATTTCGTAGTTATCGCAGTAAGGAGTTCCACATGAATAAAGTATTATTGATAATACCCTTTATTTTTGGATTTAGCTTTTGGCTATCTGCATGTGGCAATAATAAAAAAATTGAAGACACTTCAATTACCGACCCTAATAATGAAAATGGCAATGAGTCTGGTAAGCAAACCGGAAACGAATCCGAAAACCAAACCGAAAATGAATCTGGGAATATTTGCGTAAGTGGCAAAACTCGTTGTGAAAATAATAAAATTGAAACCTGCGATGGTACTAATTGGTCGGTGACTAATGATTGTACTGCAAGTCAAAAAAAATGCAGCAATGATGCTATCACTTGTGAATCCGTATCATGCGACACTGATTTTAACTCTGACAATGCTTGTGGGGGTGAATTAACAGGTACCTGGCATCTTGCTGATATATGCGTGAATACTGATGAATTGGCGGCATTATTCTCACAAGCTACTTGTATTGTAAAAATAAATAATGTTGTAGTTTCTGACATAACTGGTACAGCTGTATTTAGTGGTACCACAGTGCAAAGAACGGTAAATGCCACCGCACAAGTGCAAGTTACTTATCCTTTATCATGCTTTCCAAGTTATCAATGTGTTTATTTTGGTCTCTTAATAGATACCTTTATTAACACAGCTGCTGCTACGACTTGCTCCGAAGATAGTTCGGGATGCAATTGCACCATAACGCTTGCTTTTAATGAAAATAGCGATGCAACATACGCAACCTTAAATGGTACTATGACCATCAATGAAAAGAGTACGTACTATTATTGTGTTGATGGTTGGCAAGTGTCTTTTCGTCAATATGGTAACAATGCTGATGAAAGCAGTTTTACTCAAGTCTATGTTCGATAGTAACTCTTAATAATTACCTGGCCGCTATAACAAATATATATTAAAGTCTTTATTTGCAGCGTCGAGCTTTTTTTATACATTCTTTCATATTACAA harbors:
- a CDS encoding FAD-dependent oxidoreductase, with the protein product MNDIIIIGGGISGMSLAHFCAAKGYQTLVIEKAPHLGGCIHSWYPFSDYWVELGTHTCYNSYVSLLHIIEQLGLRNEITARRKVSFRLLIENQIHPILNKLSIKDIMLRLWRLLYQRKTNKTVREFYEPIVGIQNYKNVFASLFAAVISQPAEQIPAVMIFKKRHQRNSKIPRSFTMQGGLSTIIDAIANHPKISTHLNTTALNITRNGNEMIVHTKNGENISSRFVALAVSPPIGASIIKKLSPTVASLLKQISITEIATTGIVVRSQTTTLPLVAGLIPINGDFYSIVTRDTVSDSRYRGFALHADAMVSNQQQLSTLADIIGIDTCEFLETTNYQATLPSPRIGHQKIIADIDHALKKLPLLITGNYFEGFALEDCVLRSKQESNKLTVVK
- a CDS encoding UDP-3-O-acyl-N-acetylglucosamine deacetylase, with amino-acid sequence MIRQRTIKEKVSCTGVGLHSGRRVRVELLPASENSQILFIRTDKKNHVELKASIACLSDTTLATSLASGVNGSRIQIGTVEHLLAATTSAGIDNLQVLVDGDEIPILDGSAAPFIEMLAAAGIEEQRCSKRFIVIKREVKVQHGNKFAKLSPGPGLCITCSLDFDHPLIAPTPLRFNFTEANFRRELMRARTFGFVQDVEALKAKGLARGASLENAIAIDGYRVLNPEGLRYPDEFVRHKILDAIGDLSLFGMPVIGKLTLQRPGHTLNTQLVRAVLADPRNYEIVEAVRQSEQVAALGEGAFALFEPYQSIA